The following proteins come from a genomic window of Halobellus litoreus:
- a CDS encoding methyl-accepting chemotaxis protein, producing the protein MSSQKPENEGGNRPPTELVHEISSVIEDIDTIAERGHQKASSTEENLEEIAVRASEARQSIAELNETLDRIYDIVDLIDDVADKTDVLALNASIEAARAGGEGDGFAVVADEVKQLAQKTHDQTEEIEAFVATIESDLDQSVETLEHVNKSISEAIGVSQGASSSLSEIQQRIDSFQNTEGENWDTSLD; encoded by the coding sequence ATGTCTAGTCAAAAACCTGAGAATGAAGGGGGGAACAGACCGCCAACAGAGTTGGTTCACGAGATATCTAGTGTTATCGAAGACATAGACACGATCGCTGAGCGCGGGCATCAAAAGGCTTCTTCGACTGAAGAAAACCTGGAGGAGATTGCGGTGAGGGCGAGCGAGGCGAGGCAGAGCATAGCGGAACTCAACGAGACACTTGACCGAATCTACGACATAGTTGACCTCATCGACGACGTTGCCGACAAGACGGACGTTCTGGCTCTGAACGCTTCGATCGAAGCCGCGCGAGCCGGCGGCGAGGGCGACGGGTTCGCAGTCGTGGCCGACGAAGTCAAACAGCTCGCACAGAAGACACACGATCAAACAGAGGAAATCGAAGCGTTCGTCGCGACCATCGAGTCTGATCTCGATCAATCGGTCGAGACTCTCGAGCACGTCAACAAAAGCATCAGCGAAGCTATTGGAGTAAGTCAGGGAGCGTCGTCGAGTCTCAGTGAAATACAACAGCGAATCGATTCATTCCAGAATACAGAAGGAGAAAATTGGGATACCTCGCTGGACTAA
- a CDS encoding winged helix-turn-helix transcriptional regulator, whose translation MSDPDLELASRRAIYQRIADTPGIHFRALLDELEYAQGTLQYHLRWLADEDLIDVSNDGKYTRYYLATEFDEVDRAVMNALRREYSRRILAHLLTDGPLSTTELSDRLNKAQSTVSWHLSKLAEADLVTKERDGRSVVYEVSDPDRVKYLYTVHRRSFTDKVVDRILGLWDSY comes from the coding sequence ATGTCGGACCCGGATCTTGAACTGGCCTCCCGGCGGGCGATCTACCAGCGAATAGCCGATACACCCGGGATTCACTTTCGCGCGCTCCTCGACGAACTCGAGTACGCGCAGGGAACGCTCCAGTACCACCTCCGCTGGCTCGCTGACGAGGATCTGATCGATGTCTCGAACGACGGCAAGTACACGCGGTACTATCTGGCTACCGAGTTCGACGAAGTCGACCGGGCAGTGATGAACGCGTTGCGCCGAGAGTACAGTCGCCGCATCCTCGCACATCTTCTCACGGACGGTCCGCTCTCGACAACCGAGCTGAGTGACCGCCTAAACAAGGCCCAATCGACGGTCTCGTGGCATCTCTCGAAACTCGCTGAGGCCGACCTCGTCACGAAAGAGCGCGACGGCCGGAGTGTCGTCTACGAGGTCAGCGATCCTGACCGGGTCAAATACCTCTATACAGTTCACCGGCGCTCGTTCACGGACAAAGTCGTCGACCGTATCCTAGGCCTCTGGGACAGCTACTAG
- a CDS encoding DUF7718 family protein, producing the protein MSKLYTRLLGHYEDRPYFISVSVTPDINSIQEFSVAIHYNDPDTEQEIQIARIDTAHQTVHFDRLYRRDQPKDTDVEFSVWEAEQHLEDNWRQYARTHAGNHE; encoded by the coding sequence ATGTCGAAGCTCTACACACGACTTTTAGGCCACTATGAGGATCGGCCGTACTTTATTTCTGTTTCGGTCACCCCGGATATCAATTCTATCCAGGAGTTCTCAGTCGCTATTCACTACAACGACCCGGATACGGAGCAAGAGATCCAGATCGCGCGGATCGACACGGCTCACCAAACAGTCCACTTCGATCGGCTGTATCGACGTGACCAGCCCAAGGATACTGACGTCGAGTTCTCCGTCTGGGAAGCAGAACAGCATCTCGAAGATAACTGGCGACAGTATGCGCGCACTCACGCGGGAAACCACGAGTAG
- a CDS encoding CPBP family intramembrane glutamic endopeptidase: MGGVLIVTTAPISPLYRPVFGHFFAVVAVLVSTVILARYIDHREITAYGFTLSPSWGLNAIGGFLIGVCLVGLAFGLHYQRGAVTVVEQFSTGTGNSFLFGIGVAILGWLLVGFWEETIFRGIFLKNAAEGLAARGFAPLTATGGAWMSSSLVYGFLHGPLGSNPDGESLLYALVMTAVMGGLFGLAYILSDELALPIGLHIGVNFAEHNVFFGPPSGATPALLRAENTFSGARIQFQSIDPLVIVPVFILGYIVVTVWGYSWTGNKVPNRSGD; this comes from the coding sequence TTGGGAGGCGTACTAATCGTTACTACAGCACCAATTTCGCCACTCTACAGACCCGTCTTCGGACATTTTTTTGCCGTCGTCGCTGTACTCGTCTCGACGGTCATCTTGGCCCGATACATCGACCATCGTGAGATTACTGCATATGGATTCACTCTCTCCCCATCTTGGGGGCTCAACGCTATTGGAGGGTTCCTTATAGGAGTCTGTCTGGTAGGGCTTGCGTTCGGACTACACTACCAGCGAGGGGCAGTTACTGTAGTCGAACAATTCTCCACCGGCACCGGTAATTCGTTCCTGTTCGGGATTGGAGTCGCGATCCTCGGCTGGCTCCTCGTCGGATTCTGGGAGGAGACGATATTCCGTGGTATTTTCCTCAAGAACGCCGCCGAGGGGCTCGCGGCTCGCGGGTTCGCTCCGCTGACGGCAACGGGTGGTGCTTGGATGAGCAGTTCCTTGGTGTATGGATTTCTTCACGGACCGCTTGGCTCGAACCCAGACGGTGAGTCACTCCTCTATGCACTCGTTATGACGGCGGTTATGGGCGGACTGTTTGGTTTGGCCTATATTCTCTCCGACGAGTTAGCTCTGCCAATTGGCCTACATATAGGCGTCAACTTTGCTGAACACAACGTGTTCTTTGGACCGCCAAGCGGTGCAACTCCCGCACTCTTGCGGGCCGAGAATACGTTTTCTGGGGCACGCATACAGTTCCAATCGATCGACCCGCTGGTTATCGTTCCAGTATTCATACTCGGATATATAGTTGTCACCGTGTGGGGGTACTCCTGGACCGGAAACAAGGTACCAAATAGATCTGGCGACTAG
- a CDS encoding FAD:protein FMN transferase, with the protein MMGSLASVYEWFGNTRREFNCCDTRFRIQATGVRADAAVTATRETAELLEAQLNAFDETSAVSQLNRKNEVTNEHVARIVRRGLEYYDRTDGVFDIHQGRVEHDLKAFLRGDSDALPATFNTGTVRVDDATVTSDVELDLNGLAKGYIVDRTAEALSGLGRRGFVSGGGDMSPPTGPVAIESPYGDDTPLKVLDTDWSVATSGGYRRSRNGTDHVYDPTTESLGSRHESVTVVARRDCMEADAVATTLAALPLARARELAAEWEGLEVLIIHDGVFHTTEGFETHVMDI; encoded by the coding sequence ATGATGGGATCGCTCGCATCGGTCTACGAATGGTTCGGGAACACCCGCCGCGAGTTCAACTGTTGTGATACGAGGTTTCGGATCCAGGCGACAGGCGTCCGGGCCGACGCTGCGGTGACTGCGACTCGAGAAACGGCTGAGTTACTTGAAGCACAGCTGAACGCCTTCGATGAGACGAGTGCCGTCAGCCAGCTCAATCGCAAGAATGAGGTCACGAACGAACACGTCGCCCGTATCGTTCGCCGTGGGCTCGAATACTACGACCGGACCGACGGGGTATTCGACATCCACCAGGGGCGCGTCGAACACGACCTCAAGGCGTTCCTGCGCGGTGATAGCGACGCACTGCCGGCGACCTTCAACACAGGAACCGTCCGCGTCGACGACGCCACCGTCACCAGCGACGTCGAACTCGACCTCAACGGCCTCGCCAAGGGATACATCGTCGATCGAACCGCCGAAGCGCTCTCGGGTCTCGGCCGTCGCGGATTCGTCAGCGGTGGCGGGGATATGTCTCCACCTACGGGACCGGTCGCTATCGAGAGCCCGTACGGCGACGACACGCCGCTGAAGGTTCTGGACACGGACTGGTCTGTCGCGACGTCCGGGGGATATCGACGCTCGCGGAACGGCACGGACCACGTCTACGATCCGACCACGGAGTCGCTCGGCTCTCGTCACGAGTCCGTCACCGTCGTGGCGCGCCGAGACTGCATGGAAGCCGACGCCGTAGCGACGACGCTTGCAGCGCTCCCACTCGCCAGGGCGCGTGAATTAGCAGCGGAGTGGGAGGGGCTAGAGGTACTCATCATCCACGACGGCGTCTTTCATACGACTGAGGGGTTCGAGACACATGTCATGGACATATAA
- a CDS encoding Cdc6/Cdc18 family protein, which produces MSESESFFGDPDPIFADKELLRVSHLPEGDRIIGRDQELQKLANAIKDAQRGGTPNNVLIYGKTGTGKSLCSKYITRDLTQAAADNGIKVGVAYVDCFQESTETQTVRTIAQALNDPVQTDITVPHTGVSTSDYYRRLWDILDARLDVGLVILDEIDKLEDDNVLMQLSRAAEAGKVTESTLGVIGISNKIRYKDSLNERVKSSLSERDFVFPPYDANQLREILRSRADAFREGILDEDLIPKVAALAAKEHGDARKAIDILRYAGEIADEHGDDTVRVEYVDEAHDREEQARLSELIAKQPEHSKYLLQALSLQVQEAHDDNSAIPTKDVYSMYELVCERNGVDPLKMRRVRDLLSELAFLSLIEQERKGRGKGKGAHTVNQLVDEPEVVVEACKSA; this is translated from the coding sequence ATGAGTGAGTCCGAGTCATTTTTCGGTGATCCGGACCCGATTTTCGCTGACAAGGAACTCCTTCGGGTGAGTCACCTTCCGGAGGGTGACCGGATTATCGGGCGCGATCAGGAACTCCAGAAGCTTGCGAACGCGATCAAAGATGCCCAGCGTGGAGGCACCCCAAACAACGTCTTAATCTACGGGAAGACAGGGACCGGAAAGAGCCTCTGCTCAAAGTACATCACTCGCGATCTCACGCAGGCAGCCGCCGACAACGGGATCAAGGTCGGGGTCGCATACGTCGATTGTTTTCAGGAATCGACTGAGACACAGACCGTCCGCACGATCGCCCAAGCACTCAACGACCCCGTCCAGACCGATATCACCGTCCCGCACACTGGTGTGAGTACCTCCGATTACTACCGCCGTCTCTGGGATATTCTCGATGCGCGACTCGATGTGGGGCTCGTCATTCTCGATGAGATCGACAAACTCGAGGACGATAACGTGTTAATGCAACTGTCGCGGGCCGCTGAAGCCGGGAAGGTCACCGAGAGTACCCTCGGTGTCATTGGCATCAGTAACAAGATTCGATACAAGGACTCGTTGAACGAGCGCGTCAAATCGAGTCTATCTGAGCGGGACTTCGTGTTTCCACCGTACGACGCGAACCAACTCCGTGAGATTCTCCGGTCCCGTGCTGACGCGTTCCGTGAAGGTATCCTTGACGAGGACCTCATTCCCAAGGTCGCTGCCCTCGCTGCCAAAGAACACGGGGACGCACGCAAGGCGATCGATATCCTTCGCTACGCAGGCGAGATCGCGGACGAACACGGCGATGATACGGTGCGTGTTGAGTACGTCGACGAGGCACACGACCGCGAAGAGCAGGCGCGGCTCTCCGAACTTATCGCCAAGCAGCCAGAGCATTCAAAATATCTGTTGCAAGCGCTGTCATTGCAGGTCCAGGAGGCCCATGATGACAATTCTGCGATCCCCACGAAAGATGTCTATTCGATGTACGAACTCGTCTGTGAACGGAACGGGGTCGATCCACTGAAGATGCGGCGCGTCCGCGATTTACTCTCCGAACTGGCGTTTCTCTCCCTCATCGAGCAAGAGCGTAAAGGTCGTGGGAAGGGAAAAGGCGCCCACACAGTGAACCAGCTCGTCGACGAACCAGAGGTCGTCGTCGAGGCGTGTAAGTCGGCCTGA
- a CDS encoding right-handed parallel beta-helix repeat-containing protein, which produces MSQLPSPQTVVSRRAVLKRGAVASAISIAGLSASSGAAAAQRCEIVVPDDYGTIQDAVNGANNGDTICIRQGTYDEDVTVNKAVTLRGRNSPNGNNPAALDGQIEITQDGEGASVRRLHISPSETFLGGSFPDPAGVLVKASDVVIENTVIEDFNADLSNGEGSFTLHGVQVFGAGVSDVTVRNNVIRGFKSDGDATTWPNYGGIAGVKAQAGVENVTVEENEITDHHSIGWVWGIVLTSSGSASGVPTDITVEKNHISGLNDSSVYDVFASANDGRDAAPYPGSAFGIDDHADASEATVRQNNLLAPNGVESKDGDGTLVAECNWWDDRSGPTHDDNPDGEGIWALERGSATVDYTPWLIAPAPSNACVGGKGGGNGNGAGNSANQ; this is translated from the coding sequence ATGTCACAACTCCCATCGCCTCAGACAGTCGTATCACGACGGGCAGTTCTCAAACGGGGCGCTGTCGCATCCGCTATCAGTATAGCTGGATTATCTGCGTCGTCAGGAGCAGCCGCCGCCCAGAGATGTGAGATCGTCGTCCCGGACGACTACGGAACAATCCAAGACGCGGTCAATGGTGCAAACAACGGTGACACCATCTGTATCAGGCAGGGGACTTACGATGAAGATGTCACGGTAAATAAGGCGGTCACACTGCGCGGCCGAAACTCGCCGAACGGCAACAACCCGGCCGCACTGGATGGGCAGATCGAGATCACTCAAGATGGAGAGGGTGCTTCTGTCCGCCGGCTACACATTTCTCCCTCCGAGACCTTCCTTGGGGGAAGCTTCCCAGACCCGGCCGGGGTGCTCGTCAAGGCGAGCGATGTCGTGATCGAAAACACCGTGATAGAGGATTTCAACGCCGATCTGAGTAATGGGGAAGGCAGCTTCACTCTCCACGGTGTCCAGGTTTTCGGCGCTGGAGTCTCCGATGTGACCGTTCGGAACAACGTGATCCGCGGATTCAAAAGCGACGGTGATGCGACCACGTGGCCCAATTACGGCGGGATAGCAGGTGTAAAGGCACAGGCTGGCGTCGAAAACGTCACCGTAGAAGAGAACGAAATCACCGACCACCACTCGATAGGCTGGGTGTGGGGCATCGTCCTCACGTCTTCCGGCAGTGCTTCGGGCGTTCCCACGGACATCACAGTCGAAAAGAATCACATCTCTGGATTGAACGATAGCAGCGTCTACGACGTGTTCGCTAGCGCGAACGACGGCCGGGACGCCGCGCCGTACCCGGGTAGCGCATTCGGAATTGATGATCATGCCGACGCCAGTGAGGCCACGGTTAGGCAGAACAACCTCCTCGCCCCAAACGGCGTGGAAAGCAAGGATGGGGACGGCACACTTGTTGCCGAGTGCAACTGGTGGGACGACCGATCCGGTCCCACCCACGACGACAATCCCGATGGGGAGGGAATATGGGCCCTAGAGCGCGGCAGCGCCACAGTAGACTACACGCCGTGGCTCATCGCCCCGGCCCCGTCGAACGCCTGTGTTGGCGGCAAAGGCGGGGGTAACGGGAACGGAGCTGGAAACAGCGCCAATCAATAA
- a CDS encoding helix-turn-helix transcriptional regulator, translating into MVTIKGSTSSIHRVPSVYTLRDVVVLLTAAWVGGITTGYLWFTDYGPSKPPADTDDNKTASIEPDNSSTATVPDPLERQKRIWESNLETLADDEQQIYELVLQHDGYLEQQQVVAETDLSQSTVSRKLDLLERDGLIERKRRGMGNVVSLTDTNRKQPQSS; encoded by the coding sequence ATGGTTACGATCAAAGGAAGTACATCAAGCATTCATCGCGTGCCGAGCGTGTACACACTCCGTGATGTAGTGGTACTCCTCACAGCAGCCTGGGTTGGTGGAATCACGACTGGCTACCTGTGGTTCACGGACTACGGACCGTCGAAACCACCTGCCGACACGGACGACAACAAAACGGCATCTATCGAGCCGGATAACTCGTCGACAGCAACTGTGCCAGACCCACTCGAACGACAAAAACGCATCTGGGAATCGAATCTCGAAACCCTTGCGGACGATGAACAGCAGATCTACGAGCTGGTCCTCCAGCATGACGGCTATCTAGAACAACAACAAGTCGTTGCGGAAACGGATCTCTCACAATCAACCGTCAGTCGCAAGTTGGATTTGCTTGAGCGCGATGGACTCATCGAGCGGAAACGCCGCGGGATGGGAAATGTTGTGAGTCTAACCGACACCAATCGGAAGCAACCCCAGTCGAGCTAG
- a CDS encoding DUF429 domain-containing protein: MSTAVGVDWASGCWVVVALGESGDVEITTEPAILNVWEQHREAEALLVDIPIGLPEDSPRACDEAAKEFLGSRQSSVFSVPSREAVETRDYEDAREKNNGLGSQSWGLIPRIREVDTFLRIHEDAKSRIYESHPEVCFEQFTRQTEMEPVGSKQQDDGIDTRFDVLEAIDEAFGSQVREFVDERRADSPWHYRIQSGRLDDVVDAAVLALTATTGGDFAVFTEGRTATDERVIIAPPTP; this comes from the coding sequence ATGAGTACTGCAGTGGGAGTTGATTGGGCGAGTGGATGTTGGGTTGTCGTCGCACTCGGTGAGTCAGGCGACGTCGAGATCACGACCGAGCCAGCGATCCTCAATGTGTGGGAGCAACACCGCGAAGCCGAGGCACTCCTCGTCGATATTCCGATCGGGCTCCCAGAGGATTCACCACGGGCCTGCGACGAGGCCGCCAAAGAATTCCTCGGGAGTCGCCAGAGTTCGGTGTTTTCTGTCCCCTCACGTGAGGCAGTCGAAACCCGCGACTATGAGGACGCTCGTGAGAAAAACAACGGCCTCGGAAGTCAGAGTTGGGGGCTCATCCCGCGAATCCGCGAAGTAGACACGTTCCTGCGAATACACGAGGATGCGAAATCACGCATCTATGAGAGCCACCCTGAGGTGTGTTTCGAGCAGTTCACACGGCAAACAGAGATGGAACCAGTTGGCTCGAAGCAACAGGACGACGGCATCGACACTCGCTTCGACGTCCTCGAGGCCATCGATGAAGCGTTCGGTAGTCAAGTGCGTGAGTTCGTCGACGAGCGCCGCGCGGATTCACCGTGGCACTATCGGATTCAGTCCGGCCGTCTCGACGATGTCGTCGATGCGGCTGTCCTCGCGCTCACAGCCACCACTGGTGGTGACTTCGCTGTCTTCACGGAGGGCCGCACAGCTACCGACGAGCGCGTGATCATCGCACCACCGACTCCGTAG
- a CDS encoding PAS domain-containing response regulator, which yields MSNYRVIHVDDDRAFLDLAATKLEQYPSITVESETSIQACLECLSGDRRIDCFVSDYDMPEMTGLELLDQVRDIKPDFPFILFTGKGSEEIASRAISAGVTDYLSKHKGSNQFELLANRIRNYAEQFRTKRFLERHRRRNKHALQAVSDVVWEYSPTTGELEVSEGFSEVTGYDVDDVNLSLEWWDDHVHPDDRNRIRTDFDEWISAGQTTFSKEYCLRSADGSYILVENNGYILYDEDDNPHRIIGAIRDITDQRERQQELERYRQVIDTVAAGVFVLNEAGEFDLVNHRLEELTG from the coding sequence ATGAGTAATTATCGTGTGATTCACGTAGACGACGACCGAGCATTTCTCGATTTAGCAGCCACGAAGCTTGAACAGTATCCATCGATAACTGTGGAAAGCGAAACTTCCATCCAAGCTTGTTTGGAATGCCTTAGTGGCGATCGAAGAATCGACTGTTTTGTGTCTGACTACGACATGCCCGAAATGACTGGTCTCGAACTTTTGGACCAGGTTAGAGATATCAAGCCCGACTTTCCGTTTATTCTGTTTACCGGCAAGGGAAGTGAAGAAATTGCCAGCCGAGCGATCTCAGCCGGCGTGACGGACTATTTGTCGAAACACAAGGGATCGAATCAGTTCGAGTTGCTCGCCAATCGAATCCGCAACTATGCAGAACAGTTTCGAACCAAGCGGTTTCTTGAGAGACATAGAAGACGGAACAAACACGCCTTGCAGGCTGTCTCTGATGTCGTTTGGGAATACAGTCCGACAACGGGGGAACTTGAGGTCTCGGAAGGGTTTTCTGAGGTGACTGGTTATGATGTCGACGACGTAAATCTCTCACTTGAGTGGTGGGACGATCACGTCCATCCTGACGATCGGAATCGAATCAGGACGGATTTTGATGAATGGATATCCGCAGGCCAGACCACGTTCTCGAAGGAATATTGTCTTCGGAGCGCTGATGGGTCATACATCCTCGTTGAAAATAATGGATACATATTGTACGACGAAGATGACAACCCCCACAGAATCATCGGAGCGATTCGAGACATTACCGATCAACGAGAACGACAACAAGAGCTAGAACGGTATCGCCAAGTCATCGATACTGTGGCTGCGGGGGTTTTCGTCTTGAACGAAGCCGGTGAGTTTGACCTGGTAAACCACCGATTAGAGGAGTTGACCGGGTAA
- a CDS encoding sensor histidine kinase, producing the protein MTKIVHEDTQRKVESTHEQVLAGEARPLEWQITSETNESFPAESRVTGLADEYGGGTVWAVADMTRREQRERKLERQNERLEEFTSVVSHDLRNPLNVIQGSLDLIEKTEDLDHLDRSRRAAKRMEELIEELLTLAQQGKQIEKVDNVHLGRMVETCWETVERADSTLRIDTNCTIQAECSRLKQLLENLLRNAVEHGGDDVTIAVGELDENVGFYVEDGGPGIPEEDYADVFESGYSTSTDGTGFGLAIVNEAVKAHGWEIDITESDKGGARFEILTTESGDK; encoded by the coding sequence GTGACGAAAATCGTGCACGAGGACACTCAAAGGAAGGTTGAATCCACCCACGAACAAGTTTTGGCCGGTGAAGCGCGACCACTTGAATGGCAAATCACCTCGGAAACTAACGAGTCATTCCCCGCCGAATCACGAGTCACTGGGCTTGCTGACGAGTATGGTGGTGGCACAGTTTGGGCAGTTGCGGATATGACACGGCGGGAGCAGCGCGAACGAAAATTGGAACGACAGAATGAGCGACTTGAGGAATTCACCTCCGTCGTCAGTCACGACCTGCGGAATCCACTCAATGTCATTCAGGGATCGCTGGATTTGATCGAGAAGACAGAGGATCTCGATCATCTTGACCGGAGCCGACGGGCAGCTAAACGGATGGAAGAACTCATTGAGGAGTTGCTGACGCTTGCTCAGCAGGGGAAACAGATCGAGAAGGTGGACAACGTACACTTAGGGCGCATGGTCGAGACGTGCTGGGAAACGGTTGAGAGGGCAGATTCTACGCTTCGGATTGACACTAATTGCACCATTCAGGCCGAATGCAGTAGATTGAAGCAACTTCTGGAGAATCTGTTGCGAAACGCAGTCGAACACGGTGGGGACGACGTGACGATTGCCGTGGGAGAACTCGACGAGAATGTTGGCTTCTACGTCGAAGATGGTGGTCCAGGAATACCCGAGGAAGACTACGCGGACGTATTCGAAAGTGGATACTCGACCTCAACAGACGGGACTGGATTCGGACTCGCGATCGTGAACGAGGCCGTAAAGGCACACGGATGGGAGATCGACATAACTGAGAGTGATAAAGGCGGTGCACGGTTCGAAATTCTAACTACCGAATCGGGTGACAAGTAG
- a CDS encoding DUF7342 family protein — protein MANESNGTEQASLTRGERVRAAARTLRTPRTASWVADETGVSVKTAQKYLEQLVEDNVLQKIEQGEQTLYCVDQLMATYREVAALQREHDREELTTAAESIRSKITDWKASYDVETPGELRASIADLDDSDEIETRREAASEWEHLNDRLPIVRAALNEYDWAAKRDTISV, from the coding sequence ATGGCCAATGAGTCGAACGGAACTGAACAGGCCTCCCTAACACGTGGGGAGCGGGTCCGAGCAGCCGCACGGACGTTGCGGACGCCTCGGACGGCATCCTGGGTGGCTGACGAGACCGGAGTCTCGGTGAAAACTGCCCAGAAGTACCTGGAGCAGCTCGTCGAAGACAACGTACTGCAGAAGATCGAGCAAGGAGAGCAGACGCTCTACTGTGTCGATCAACTGATGGCGACGTATCGTGAGGTCGCCGCGCTTCAACGGGAGCACGATCGGGAAGAACTCACTACCGCAGCCGAGTCGATTCGATCGAAGATTACCGACTGGAAGGCCTCCTACGACGTCGAGACGCCAGGCGAACTCCGGGCAAGCATCGCCGACCTCGATGATTCCGATGAAATCGAGACCCGCCGTGAGGCCGCATCCGAGTGGGAGCATCTCAACGACCGGCTACCGATCGTTCGTGCCGCGCTCAACGAGTACGACTGGGCGGCCAAGCGCGATACGATCTCCGTCTAA
- a CDS encoding helix-turn-helix domain-containing protein, whose product MRRRQQPTIVSDEDELSTVAGLLEDETVQTILTETSQEPMAAQTLRERCDASGPTIYRRLEQLQACDLIVERTRPDPAEGHHRSVYAPNVRKITITLREGELRLQIERTENMADRFTRLIEDIR is encoded by the coding sequence ATGAGGCGTCGTCAACAGCCGACTATAGTGAGTGATGAAGACGAGTTGAGTACTGTCGCGGGACTGTTAGAAGATGAGACGGTACAGACAATCCTCACTGAAACGAGTCAAGAACCGATGGCTGCTCAAACATTGCGCGAACGATGTGACGCGTCTGGGCCAACTATTTACCGACGCTTAGAACAGTTACAGGCGTGTGATCTCATAGTTGAACGCACACGTCCGGATCCAGCCGAGGGGCATCACCGAAGTGTCTATGCGCCGAACGTACGGAAGATCACGATTACACTACGTGAGGGTGAGCTCCGGTTGCAAATCGAGCGAACAGAGAATATGGCTGACCGATTCACACGGTTGATCGAGGATATCAGATAA
- a CDS encoding winged helix-turn-helix domain-containing protein: protein MRQLLWWLIGGSRGGRNRLRILRALNDQPRNTNQLSNDLDLNYKTVQHHLAVLEESNIVTTEGDNYGQMYFLSDRMMNNLDIMEDVAEQAGVDDDS, encoded by the coding sequence ATGCGGCAGTTGCTCTGGTGGCTCATTGGTGGGTCTCGTGGAGGCCGAAATCGGCTTCGTATCCTCCGCGCACTCAACGACCAGCCACGAAACACCAATCAATTGTCGAATGACCTAGATTTGAACTACAAAACAGTGCAGCACCATCTCGCAGTCCTCGAGGAGAGCAATATCGTGACCACGGAGGGTGACAATTACGGGCAGATGTACTTCCTCTCAGACAGAATGATGAACAACCTCGACATCATGGAAGACGTGGCGGAACAGGCCGGAGTTGATGATGATTCGTAA
- a CDS encoding DUF7521 family protein, with the protein MNTDLLVQAEVTTEVLLQAYEMVGVVLGLFIAYLAFRGYQRNDSRPMLFIALGFSILLGLPAVVFLISLVLPSVSEPTVQILTQTLEIIGLILIIYALRMSP; encoded by the coding sequence ATGAACACCGATCTCCTGGTACAAGCTGAGGTGACGACGGAAGTGCTGTTGCAAGCCTATGAGATGGTAGGCGTTGTTCTTGGACTGTTTATTGCCTATCTCGCTTTTCGGGGCTACCAACGCAACGACAGCCGGCCGATGTTATTCATCGCTCTTGGATTCAGTATCCTCCTAGGATTGCCTGCGGTGGTGTTTCTGATCTCTCTTGTGCTTCCCTCAGTATCAGAACCAACTGTACAGATTCTCACCCAAACTTTGGAGATTATCGGACTCATACTCATTATATATGCACTGCGGATGAGTCCTTGA